A single Deinococcus sedimenti DNA region contains:
- the rocF gene encoding arginase, with translation MNLSILGIPMDLGAGRRGVDMGPSALRNAHLTRALRDLGHSVTDLGDVRVDLPESVDKLAEGGMVFLESILDACQGTRDRLAALPADTFPLTIGGDHSVSMGTVTGNALRGTPSGARMGLIWVDAHTDYNTPGSSPSGNIHGMPVAHLTGLGDPRLTGLGGGWHVRPEDIVMIGIRSVDPHERDLLREAGIKAYTMKDVDQLGITRIHEETLERLSGTERLHVSFDADALDPSVCPGVGTPVPGGLTYREGHLLMELLSESGRVTSMDIVEVNPILDTRNQTAEVMVGMAASLLGQRIL, from the coding sequence ATGAACCTCTCGATCCTGGGTATCCCGATGGACCTCGGCGCGGGCCGCCGGGGCGTGGACATGGGCCCGTCCGCGCTGCGCAACGCTCACCTGACCCGCGCGCTGCGCGACCTCGGCCACAGCGTCACCGACCTGGGCGACGTGCGCGTGGACTTGCCCGAGAGCGTCGACAAACTGGCAGAGGGGGGCATGGTGTTCCTGGAGTCCATCCTGGACGCCTGCCAGGGCACCCGCGACCGCCTCGCGGCGCTGCCCGCGGACACCTTCCCGCTGACGATCGGCGGGGATCACAGCGTTAGCATGGGCACCGTGACGGGCAACGCGCTGCGCGGCACCCCGTCGGGCGCGCGGATGGGCCTGATCTGGGTGGACGCGCACACCGACTACAACACGCCGGGCAGCAGCCCCAGCGGCAACATTCACGGCATGCCGGTCGCGCACCTGACCGGGCTGGGCGACCCGCGCCTGACCGGGCTGGGCGGCGGCTGGCACGTCCGCCCCGAGGACATCGTCATGATCGGCATCCGCAGCGTGGACCCCCATGAACGCGACCTGCTGCGCGAGGCGGGCATCAAGGCGTACACCATGAAGGACGTGGACCAGCTGGGCATCACCCGCATCCACGAGGAGACGCTGGAGCGCCTGAGCGGCACGGAGCGGCTGCACGTGTCCTTCGACGCGGACGCGCTGGACCCCAGCGTGTGCCCCGGCGTGGGCACGCCCGTCCCCGGCGGCCTGACGTACCGCGAGGGCCACCTGCTGATGGAACTGCTGTCCGAGTCGGGCCGCGTGACGAGCATGGACATCGTGGAGGTCAACCCGATCCTGGATACCCGCAACCAGACGGCGGAGGTCATGGTGGGCATGGCCGCCAGCCTGCTCGGGCAGCGCATCCTCTGA
- a CDS encoding single-stranded DNA-binding protein: MLHIEFTTDLGAKVTVDVENASALLDTQRQYGRLGWTSGEIPSGGYQFPLENEPDFDWHLIGARKWTSPDGEELVIHKGHAYRRRELEAVDSRKMKLPAAVKYSRGAKSTDPEHVREKSDGEFEYVTLAIFRGGRRQDRYATPGARPGTPTQAPAQAARPAPTRPAPTQARPAPTRADDEPPF; the protein is encoded by the coding sequence ATGTTACATATTGAATTCACCACCGACCTGGGCGCCAAAGTCACCGTGGACGTCGAAAACGCCTCAGCGCTCCTCGACACCCAGCGGCAGTACGGCCGCCTCGGCTGGACCAGCGGCGAAATCCCCAGCGGCGGCTACCAGTTCCCGCTGGAGAACGAACCCGACTTCGACTGGCACCTCATCGGCGCCCGAAAGTGGACCAGCCCCGACGGCGAGGAACTCGTCATCCACAAGGGCCACGCCTACCGTCGCCGCGAACTCGAAGCGGTGGACAGCCGCAAGATGAAACTCCCCGCCGCCGTCAAATACTCCCGCGGCGCGAAGAGTACCGACCCCGAACACGTCCGCGAAAAGAGCGACGGTGAATTCGAGTACGTGACCCTCGCCATCTTCCGCGGCGGCCGCCGCCAGGACCGCTACGCCACCCCAGGCGCCCGCCCCGGCACGCCCACGCAGGCCCCCGCCCAGGCCGCGCGCCCCGCGCCCACCCGTCCGGCCCCCACGCAGGCCCGCCCCGCCCCGACCCGCGCAGACGACGAACCGCCGTTCTGA
- a CDS encoding GNAT family N-acetyltransferase: MPVLQTPRLLLLPLSRAVITRRLESDAFTLPLPGPDGPLDVRFGPEWPGDPLPVFPGMLAALTGDESEVAGSFIAVRRDTGEAVGMLGTKGPPSPEGAQEIGNGFNPAVWGQGLATEGVGALVTHLHAQDVRVVTAETAVGNPASARVLSKLGFRQLGRGHSDVDGPLILWAHVAISAAPHDHRPA; encoded by the coding sequence GTGCCGGTCCTCCAGACGCCCCGCCTGCTGCTGCTGCCCCTGTCCCGCGCGGTGATCACGCGCCGCCTGGAGTCCGACGCGTTCACGCTGCCCCTGCCCGGTCCGGACGGGCCTCTGGACGTGCGGTTCGGGCCGGAGTGGCCGGGCGATCCGCTCCCCGTCTTTCCGGGGATGCTGGCGGCACTGACCGGAGATGAATCGGAGGTCGCGGGGTCGTTCATCGCCGTGCGCCGGGACACCGGGGAGGCGGTCGGGATGCTGGGAACGAAAGGGCCGCCATCGCCGGAGGGGGCGCAGGAGATCGGGAACGGCTTCAACCCGGCGGTGTGGGGCCAGGGCCTCGCCACCGAGGGGGTGGGCGCGCTCGTGACGCATCTGCACGCGCAGGACGTGCGGGTCGTGACCGCCGAGACCGCCGTGGGCAATCCGGCCAGCGCGCGGGTCCTGTCGAAGCTGGGTTTCCGGCAGTTGGGCCGCGGGCACAGCGACGTGGATGGCCCGCTGATCCTGTGGGCGCACGTCGCCATCTCAGCAGCACCGCATGACCACCGCCCGGCATGA
- a CDS encoding metallophosphoesterase family protein, with the protein MTPPALPPLSRAPLGKRVMVLADHVHPFVYRSAFPQGVPAVDAVLAAGDLPGYYLEFLATKLTVPIIYVHGNHENEYVNEGDGRIPPRGVIAAHGRVIEEAGLRIAGWGGVPRYRTDGEGQYTPTQARWGLGRLAWQARRGVDVLLTHAPPTGPHAGSDYAHRGCPDISAFMARRQPRLVVHGHIHEYEGKKLEYLDPESGARVINAYGYHVVEL; encoded by the coding sequence ATGACGCCGCCCGCCCTGCCCCCCCTGTCCCGCGCCCCGCTGGGGAAGCGCGTCATGGTGCTGGCGGATCACGTCCACCCGTTCGTGTACCGCTCCGCGTTCCCGCAGGGCGTGCCCGCGGTGGACGCCGTGCTGGCCGCCGGGGACCTGCCCGGCTACTACCTGGAGTTCCTGGCGACGAAACTCACCGTGCCGATCATCTACGTGCACGGCAACCACGAGAACGAGTACGTGAACGAGGGCGACGGCCGGATTCCCCCGCGCGGCGTGATTGCCGCGCATGGCCGCGTGATCGAGGAGGCGGGCCTGCGGATCGCTGGGTGGGGCGGCGTACCCCGCTACCGCACGGATGGCGAGGGGCAGTACACGCCCACGCAGGCCCGCTGGGGACTGGGGCGGCTGGCGTGGCAGGCGCGGCGCGGCGTGGACGTCCTGCTGACGCACGCGCCCCCCACCGGCCCGCACGCCGGGAGCGACTACGCGCACCGGGGCTGCCCGGACATCAGCGCGTTCATGGCCCGCCGCCAGCCCAGGCTGGTCGTGCACGGGCACATCCACGAGTACGAGGGGAAGAAACTGGAGTACCTGGACCCCGAGAGCGGCGCGCGGGTCATCAACGCGTACGGATACCACGTCGTGGAACTGTAG
- a CDS encoding acyl-CoA acyltransferase: protein MPLEGRAFPQWSPPGFVIREVVDPWAFRALEGVQVAAWGYVDREVTPGTLFRISGVTGGIVLGAYPRDQPEQPVGLAFGFPALRDGGMWHHSHLLAVDPACRGSGLAVALKDVQRRLALEQGLTRMTWTFDPLVTRNARLNLGKLGAAARTYLPDWYALEEDRAGAFPADRLLIEWDLARGPVERPAPRPEGLRVLEARGDAPGAPLPLEGEVLLTPTLLAEVPLRVDVLPEPVRRAWRLALREVLGGALARGFVVVDLARERERAFYVLRREG, encoded by the coding sequence GTGCCACTGGAGGGGCGGGCGTTCCCGCAGTGGAGTCCGCCGGGGTTCGTGATCCGCGAGGTGGTGGACCCGTGGGCGTTCCGGGCGCTGGAGGGGGTGCAGGTGGCCGCGTGGGGCTACGTGGACCGCGAGGTGACGCCGGGCACGCTGTTCCGGATCAGCGGCGTGACGGGCGGGATCGTGCTCGGCGCGTACCCGCGGGATCAGCCGGAGCAGCCTGTGGGGCTGGCGTTCGGCTTCCCGGCGCTGCGGGACGGGGGGATGTGGCATCACTCGCACCTGCTGGCGGTGGACCCGGCGTGTCGGGGGTCGGGGCTGGCGGTAGCGCTGAAGGACGTGCAGCGGCGGCTGGCGCTGGAGCAGGGCCTGACCCGCATGACGTGGACCTTCGACCCGCTGGTGACCCGGAATGCCCGCCTGAACCTGGGGAAGCTGGGGGCGGCCGCGCGGACGTACCTGCCGGACTGGTACGCGCTGGAGGAGGACCGTGCCGGGGCGTTTCCGGCGGACCGCCTGCTGATCGAGTGGGATCTGGCGCGCGGCCCAGTGGAACGCCCGGCCCCGCGACCGGAGGGCCTGCGTGTGCTGGAGGCGCGGGGGGACGCGCCGGGCGCCCCTCTGCCCCTGGAGGGCGAGGTCCTGCTGACCCCGACGCTGCTGGCGGAGGTGCCGCTGCGAGTGGACGTCCTGCCGGAGCCGGTGCGGCGGGCGTGGCGGCTGGCGCTGCGGGAGGTGCTGGGCGGGGCGCTGGCGCGGGGGTTCGTGGTGGTGGATCTGGCGCGCGAGAGGGAGCGGGCCTTTTACGTGCTGCGCCGGGAGGGTTGA